The proteins below come from a single Mycobacterium parmense genomic window:
- a CDS encoding aldehyde dehydrogenase family protein produces the protein MTVQAILDDIRKRPGSGDVIQVIDPTTEEPITEFTDCGPDAVDEAAARAKASFESGAWSQLPGRERAKIMWRIADLIDAHADEFAQLDSLNTGMPLMQATLQMSTCSEFFRYYAGWCSKINGVAYDVKTDGIATDAYVDMHAYTLKEPYGVVGLIFPWNGPIFNASAKLAPALAAGCSVLVKPAEETPLSALLLDQLIHEAGVPEGVSNLLTGYGHTAGAAITAHPDVEKVAFTGSTEVGKEIVRASAGNLKKVTLELGGKSPVLIFDDADMDKAILMASLGIFVHSGQGCVCGSRIFAQRGVYDRVVEGISMMANTFKLGAPNEEGCVSGPLISQKQLTRVMGFIDEGRNDGVEVVTGGYRLDRKGYFVHPTVLTNVDPGMRLYRQEIFGPVVTILPFDDEDQGVAMANDTTYGLAATAWTQDVGRAHRMLKRLHAGSVQVNCQLVFDHDVPFGGHKQSGWGHEFGREGIDMYMKTKSAWIQL, from the coding sequence ATGACGGTACAGGCGATATTGGACGACATTCGCAAGCGCCCGGGATCGGGTGACGTCATTCAAGTCATCGATCCCACCACCGAAGAGCCGATCACCGAATTCACCGACTGCGGGCCCGACGCCGTCGACGAAGCCGCCGCGCGAGCCAAGGCCTCCTTCGAGTCGGGCGCCTGGTCCCAATTGCCGGGCCGTGAGCGCGCCAAGATCATGTGGCGCATAGCGGACCTGATCGACGCGCATGCCGACGAATTCGCCCAGCTGGATTCGCTCAACACGGGCATGCCGCTGATGCAGGCGACGCTGCAGATGTCGACGTGTTCGGAGTTCTTCCGCTACTACGCCGGCTGGTGTTCGAAGATCAACGGCGTCGCCTACGACGTGAAGACCGACGGTATCGCGACGGACGCCTACGTCGACATGCACGCGTACACGTTGAAAGAGCCCTACGGCGTGGTGGGCCTGATCTTCCCGTGGAACGGACCGATCTTCAACGCCAGCGCCAAGCTCGCGCCGGCGCTGGCCGCGGGCTGCAGCGTGCTCGTCAAACCCGCTGAGGAGACACCGCTTTCGGCGCTGTTGCTCGACCAGCTGATCCACGAGGCGGGCGTTCCGGAGGGCGTCTCGAACCTGCTCACCGGCTACGGCCACACCGCGGGCGCCGCCATCACCGCGCACCCCGACGTCGAGAAGGTCGCCTTCACCGGTTCGACGGAGGTCGGCAAGGAGATCGTGCGGGCCTCGGCGGGGAACCTGAAGAAGGTGACGCTCGAACTGGGCGGCAAGTCGCCGGTGCTCATCTTCGATGACGCCGACATGGACAAGGCCATCCTGATGGCGTCGCTGGGCATCTTCGTGCATTCCGGGCAGGGCTGCGTGTGCGGGTCGCGGATCTTCGCGCAGCGCGGTGTGTACGACCGGGTCGTGGAAGGTATTTCCATGATGGCGAACACGTTCAAGCTCGGCGCGCCCAACGAGGAAGGCTGCGTCAGCGGCCCGCTGATCAGCCAGAAACAGCTGACCCGCGTCATGGGTTTCATCGACGAGGGCCGCAATGACGGCGTCGAGGTGGTGACCGGCGGCTACCGCCTGGACCGCAAGGGCTATTTCGTCCACCCGACGGTGCTCACGAACGTCGATCCGGGCATGCGGCTGTACCGGCAGGAGATCTTCGGGCCCGTCGTGACCATCCTGCCGTTCGACGACGAGGACCAGGGTGTGGCCATGGCCAACGACACCACCTACGGCCTGGCGGCCACCGCCTGGACGCAGGACGTCGGCCGGGCCCACCGGATGCTCAAGCGACTGCACGCCGGCAGCGTTCAGGTCAACTGCCAGTTGGTCTTCGACCACGACGTGCCCTTCGGCGGCCACAAGCAGTCCGGCTGGGGGCACGAGTTCGGCCGCGAGGGCATCGACATGTACATGAAGACCAAGTCGGCCTGGATTCAGCTCTAG
- a CDS encoding lysophospholipid acyltransferase family protein, which translates to MADGNHLDAIMEPNGRVRSLRRALDAVTDRLAPVLDLSRPYIDGVDNLPPDGRFLLVGNHTQAGSEIFLISDAVRRTIGTRVRPLADRGFGRLRGLPADLMAAFGGVIGEPDSARELMRHDQTILVFPGGGREIGKFKGEEYTLRWEGRSGFARLSVENGYPIVPVGLVGGDDVYRSWTTRDSIYGRFSEALGRRLNGRPDMAMPLLRGIGPTLIPRPRRMYLRFGPPIDTSTPLGIDAPGWVEAVKERTRRELETILADLQRLRSTDPYRALNPLAWRSATTA; encoded by the coding sequence ATGGCTGACGGCAACCACCTCGACGCCATCATGGAGCCCAACGGGCGAGTCCGGTCGCTGCGCCGGGCACTCGACGCGGTCACCGACCGGCTCGCACCCGTCCTGGACCTGTCCCGGCCCTACATCGACGGCGTCGACAACCTACCGCCCGACGGCCGATTCCTGTTGGTGGGCAACCATACCCAGGCCGGCTCCGAGATCTTCCTGATCTCGGACGCCGTGCGGCGCACGATCGGCACCCGGGTGCGGCCACTGGCCGACCGGGGCTTCGGGCGGCTGCGGGGCCTTCCCGCCGACCTCATGGCGGCGTTCGGCGGCGTGATCGGCGAACCCGACAGCGCGCGCGAGCTCATGCGTCACGACCAGACCATCCTGGTCTTTCCCGGCGGTGGCCGCGAGATCGGCAAGTTCAAGGGCGAGGAGTACACGCTGCGCTGGGAAGGGCGCTCGGGATTCGCCCGGCTTTCCGTGGAGAACGGCTACCCGATCGTGCCCGTCGGGCTGGTCGGGGGTGACGACGTCTACCGCAGCTGGACCACCCGCGACAGCATCTACGGGAGGTTCAGCGAGGCGCTGGGCCGCAGGCTGAACGGCCGCCCGGACATGGCGATGCCGCTGCTGCGCGGAATCGGACCGACGCTCATTCCCAGGCCCCGGCGGATGTATCTGCGCTTCGGCCCGCCGATCGACACCAGCACACCGCTGGGCATCGACGCCCCGGGATGGGTCGAGGCCGTCAAGGAGCGGACGCGCCGAGAGCTGGAGACCATCCTGGCCGACCTGCAGCGCCTGCGCAGCACCGACCCGTACCGGGCGCTCAACCCGCTGGCGTGGCGCAGCGCCACCACGGCATGA
- a CDS encoding class I SAM-dependent methyltransferase translates to MGTTTALDRTTIAQMPRGGPDASWLDRRMQTDTLEYLDRDDVADEVKQKVIGMLDRFGTLTNQHETCARVALDVVAGIDEPRILELGAGHGKLSAKILALHPTATVTVSDLDPTSVANIAAGDLGAHPRARAQVIDATAIDAADDSYDLVVFAMAFHHLPPAVACRAIAEATRVGKRFLIIDLRRQSPLATLLFPVMALPVNLALLPWSWVQPCLHDGFISALRAYSPSALEALGRAADPGMRVEMLPSPRRLGPPSITVVFSRADTPDHG, encoded by the coding sequence ATGGGTACGACGACAGCGCTTGACCGGACCACGATTGCGCAGATGCCACGGGGTGGCCCCGACGCGTCGTGGCTGGACCGGCGAATGCAGACCGATACGCTGGAGTACCTCGACCGCGATGACGTCGCCGACGAGGTCAAGCAGAAGGTCATCGGGATGCTGGACCGGTTCGGCACCCTGACCAACCAGCACGAGACGTGCGCGCGCGTCGCCCTGGACGTCGTCGCCGGCATCGACGAACCGCGCATCCTGGAACTCGGTGCGGGCCACGGCAAGTTGTCGGCGAAGATTCTCGCACTGCACCCGACGGCCACCGTCACCGTCAGCGACCTCGACCCGACCTCGGTGGCCAACATCGCCGCGGGCGACCTCGGCGCCCACCCGCGGGCCCGGGCCCAGGTGATCGACGCGACCGCGATCGACGCGGCCGATGACAGCTACGACCTGGTGGTCTTCGCGATGGCGTTCCACCACCTGCCGCCGGCCGTCGCCTGCCGCGCAATCGCCGAGGCCACCCGCGTCGGCAAGCGGTTCCTGATCATCGACCTCAGGCGGCAGTCGCCGTTGGCCACCTTGCTGTTCCCGGTGATGGCACTGCCGGTCAACCTCGCGCTGCTCCCGTGGTCGTGGGTGCAACCATGCCTGCACGACGGGTTCATCAGCGCGCTGCGCGCCTACAGCCCGTCGGCGCTCGAAGCCCTCGGCCGCGCCGCCGACCCGGGGATGCGGGTCGAGATGCTGCCCTCGCCGAGGCGGCTGGGACCGCCCTCGATCACCGTCGTGTTCAGCCGTGCGGACACACCAGACCATGGCTGA
- a CDS encoding TetR family transcriptional regulator — protein sequence MRTTTELRGEILAAARAEFAQYGLAGARIDRIARSASASKERLYAHFGDKETLFRDVVATDGAEFFRAVELRPDAVPEFVGDIFDLAQNRPEHLRMITWAQLEGFPLDKPEVDGVSPPDQAVAALEQARRDGHVDSSWEPEQLLVLLFGIGLAWAHWPDPAAATTDRDVIARRRAAAVEAAARLVGPRR from the coding sequence GTGAGAACAACCACCGAGCTGCGCGGCGAGATCCTCGCCGCCGCCCGCGCCGAATTCGCGCAGTACGGATTGGCCGGCGCCCGCATCGACCGGATCGCCCGGTCCGCCAGCGCCAGCAAGGAACGCCTGTACGCCCACTTCGGCGACAAGGAGACGCTGTTCCGCGACGTGGTGGCCACCGACGGCGCGGAGTTCTTCCGCGCCGTCGAGCTACGCCCCGACGCCGTCCCCGAATTCGTCGGCGACATCTTCGATCTCGCGCAGAACCGGCCCGAACATCTACGGATGATCACCTGGGCGCAGCTGGAGGGATTCCCGCTCGACAAGCCGGAGGTCGACGGCGTGTCCCCGCCCGACCAGGCCGTGGCCGCCCTGGAGCAGGCTCGCCGCGACGGTCACGTCGACTCGTCCTGGGAGCCTGAGCAACTGCTCGTCCTGTTGTTCGGCATCGGGCTCGCCTGGGCGCATTGGCCCGATCCCGCCGCCGCGACCACCGACCGCGACGTCATCGCGCGCCGCCGCGCCGCAGCGGTCGAGGCGGCGGCCCGCCTCGTCGGGCCCCGTCGGTGA
- a CDS encoding NAD-dependent epimerase/dehydratase family protein, which produces MRGSKILITGPTGQIATPIALALAADNEVWGIARFTNATAREGLERAGIRCRTVNLAAGDFSGLPTDFDYVLNLAVAKSGHWDKDLGANAEAVGLLMAHCRAAKAFLHCSSAAVYDPPDDEPRTEHAALGDNHKPLFPTYSISKIAGEVVARSMARVLGLPTIIARLNVPYGDNGGWPFYHMEMMLAGIPIPVPPGGPARYNPIHEDDIIATIPRLLDAASVPATTVNWCGDQTVSIQEWCEYLGSLIGRRPVFEESEQALRGNPTDVTRMHELVGATRVDWQDGLRRMAAAFHPELVGA; this is translated from the coding sequence ATGCGCGGCTCGAAGATCCTGATCACCGGTCCGACCGGTCAAATCGCCACTCCCATCGCCCTCGCCCTCGCGGCCGACAACGAGGTGTGGGGCATCGCGCGATTCACGAACGCGACCGCCCGGGAAGGGTTGGAGCGGGCCGGGATCCGCTGCCGGACCGTCAATCTCGCCGCCGGCGACTTCAGCGGCCTGCCCACCGATTTCGACTACGTCCTCAACCTTGCCGTGGCCAAGAGCGGCCACTGGGACAAGGACCTGGGCGCCAACGCGGAGGCGGTCGGCCTGCTCATGGCGCACTGCCGCGCCGCGAAGGCCTTCCTGCACTGCTCGTCTGCCGCCGTCTACGACCCGCCCGACGACGAACCGCGGACCGAACACGCCGCCCTCGGCGACAACCACAAGCCCCTGTTTCCCACCTACTCCATCTCCAAGATCGCGGGCGAGGTCGTTGCGCGGTCGATGGCGCGGGTGCTCGGGTTGCCCACCATCATCGCGCGGCTCAACGTCCCGTACGGCGATAATGGCGGGTGGCCGTTCTACCACATGGAGATGATGCTGGCGGGCATCCCGATCCCCGTGCCACCCGGCGGTCCCGCCCGTTACAACCCGATCCACGAGGACGACATCATCGCAACCATCCCCAGGCTGCTGGACGCGGCGTCGGTGCCGGCGACCACGGTCAACTGGTGCGGCGATCAGACGGTCAGCATCCAGGAGTGGTGCGAGTACCTCGGTTCGCTGATCGGCAGGCGGCCGGTCTTCGAGGAGAGTGAACAGGCGTTGCGCGGCAACCCGACCGACGTGACCCGGATGCACGAACTCGTCGGCGCAACGCGCGTCGACTGGCAAGACGGACTGCGCCGAATGGCGGCCGCATTCCACCCGGAGCTGGTCGGCGCCTGA
- a CDS encoding PE family protein encodes MESMSINPGAAAIGSRLVDAAGRGLGSASAALPSLTALAPAGAEEVSMQAAAAFTADAEVLLALNAAAQEELSRTGMALMEIARRYSQVDGEAAGSLTAGGAQFFGPSFAGGSGAGLMRAGTLPGAGGSAPRTPLLANLIDGVAAANPVTNPSVVPAAAGAASTALSAGTAPLSSLGSLGSGAAAGPGLTSSVAPGEDDTEGDDPGDGQPAERLL; translated from the coding sequence ATGGAATCGATGTCGATCAATCCGGGCGCCGCCGCCATTGGTTCACGTTTGGTCGACGCGGCCGGCCGCGGGCTGGGCTCCGCTTCCGCGGCGCTGCCCTCGCTGACCGCGTTGGCGCCCGCCGGGGCCGAAGAGGTCTCGATGCAGGCGGCAGCGGCGTTCACGGCTGACGCCGAGGTGCTTCTGGCCCTCAACGCCGCGGCTCAGGAGGAACTGTCCCGCACGGGCATGGCCCTGATGGAGATCGCGAGAAGGTACTCACAGGTCGACGGCGAGGCGGCAGGGAGCCTGACGGCGGGCGGCGCTCAATTCTTCGGCCCCTCGTTCGCGGGCGGCTCAGGCGCGGGACTGATGCGCGCGGGCACGCTACCCGGGGCGGGCGGATCGGCTCCCCGCACGCCGCTGCTAGCCAACCTCATCGACGGGGTCGCGGCGGCCAATCCGGTGACCAACCCTTCCGTGGTGCCGGCAGCCGCCGGCGCCGCCTCGACGGCGCTGAGCGCCGGGACCGCCCCGCTGAGCTCGTTGGGCTCGTTGGGCTCGGGCGCGGCCGCCGGGCCCGGCCTCACGTCGTCGGTCGCACCGGGCGAGGACGACACCGAGGGTGACGATCCCGGCGACGGGCAGCCGGCCGAACGCCTCCTCTAG
- a CDS encoding acyl-CoA dehydrogenase family protein produces the protein MTSIADTDSRVVALARGMRDLVQAEAGECERARTLTAPIVDEMWASGLMSAFNPVAAGGVEPSFTEMIETWIEMAWQDGSFGWIGIANLPSSFAAAAYLPDEGFAEVFAAHDNRVTMGGQFFPNGQGHAGDGGYLVSGSWSFGSGIGHSEYVAAGFLPMDDGEMRWITEGFPEMRVAVVPRDQISFNDGWHVQGLKGTGSYDYSAEQVFVPESRTFELFVREPHRGASPATRMGLMPVTAAGHASWALGVAKSMLDDVQDLAATKFRMSDMASLASRPTFQKGLAHHRAAWRAARLLVLDAFTTAESAVAAGEELTPALRADMRVAAVYATDTARACAEWAHLVAGTSAIREGSRLERAFRDIYTGTQHAFISEKVAIDAAQIWLGIIEDQPGL, from the coding sequence ATGACGTCGATAGCCGACACCGACAGCCGGGTCGTTGCGCTGGCCCGCGGCATGCGGGACCTGGTGCAGGCCGAAGCCGGCGAATGCGAGCGGGCGCGCACGCTCACCGCGCCGATCGTCGACGAGATGTGGGCGAGCGGGCTGATGTCGGCCTTCAACCCTGTCGCGGCCGGCGGTGTCGAACCGTCGTTCACCGAGATGATCGAGACCTGGATCGAAATGGCGTGGCAGGATGGCTCATTCGGGTGGATCGGTATCGCGAACCTGCCGTCGTCCTTCGCCGCCGCGGCGTATCTGCCCGACGAGGGTTTCGCCGAGGTGTTCGCCGCGCACGACAACCGGGTCACCATGGGCGGCCAGTTCTTCCCCAACGGACAGGGACACGCCGGCGACGGCGGTTACCTGGTGAGTGGGTCGTGGAGCTTCGGCTCGGGCATCGGTCACTCCGAATACGTCGCGGCCGGGTTCCTGCCGATGGACGACGGCGAGATGCGCTGGATCACCGAGGGCTTTCCCGAGATGCGTGTGGCCGTGGTGCCGCGCGACCAGATCAGCTTCAACGACGGCTGGCATGTCCAGGGCCTCAAGGGAACCGGGTCCTACGACTACAGCGCCGAGCAGGTGTTCGTCCCGGAGAGCCGAACCTTCGAACTGTTCGTGCGCGAGCCGCACCGGGGAGCGTCGCCGGCGACCCGCATGGGGCTGATGCCCGTCACCGCCGCCGGCCACGCCTCGTGGGCGCTGGGCGTGGCCAAGAGCATGCTCGACGACGTCCAGGACCTGGCGGCCACCAAGTTCCGGATGAGCGACATGGCCTCGCTGGCCAGCCGCCCCACCTTTCAGAAGGGACTGGCGCATCATCGCGCGGCCTGGCGGGCCGCGCGGCTGCTGGTGCTCGACGCCTTCACCACCGCCGAGTCCGCCGTCGCCGCGGGGGAGGAGCTGACACCGGCCCTGCGCGCCGACATGCGGGTCGCCGCCGTCTACGCCACCGACACCGCGCGGGCCTGTGCCGAGTGGGCGCATCTGGTCGCCGGAACCAGCGCGATACGGGAGGGCAGCCGCCTCGAGCGCGCCTTCCGCGACATCTACACCGGAACCCAGCACGCCTTCATCAGCGAGAAGGTCGCCATCGACGCCGCCCAGATCTGGCTGGGCATCATCGAAGACCAGCCCGGGCTGTAA
- a CDS encoding NYN domain-containing protein, which translates to MRWIVDGMNVIGSRPDGWWKDRNRAMAALVESLDRWAAGHGDAVTVVFERPPSTALTSSRVEVAHAPRAAANSADDEIVRRVQADARPCEIRVVTSDKVLADRVAALGASVHPAEGFRELVDPRGS; encoded by the coding sequence GTGCGCTGGATCGTCGACGGCATGAACGTGATCGGGAGCCGGCCGGATGGCTGGTGGAAGGACCGCAATCGCGCGATGGCGGCGCTGGTGGAAAGCCTGGACCGGTGGGCCGCGGGGCACGGGGACGCGGTGACCGTGGTGTTCGAGCGGCCGCCGTCCACCGCCCTGACGTCGTCGCGGGTCGAGGTCGCCCACGCGCCCCGGGCGGCCGCGAACTCCGCCGACGACGAGATCGTCCGGCGAGTTCAGGCCGACGCCCGGCCCTGCGAGATTCGGGTGGTGACATCCGACAAGGTGCTGGCCGATCGCGTCGCCGCCCTGGGTGCATCGGTCCACCCCGCGGAGGGCTTCCGCGAGCTGGTCGACCCGCGCGGCTCGTGA
- the tpx gene encoding thiol peroxidase, with translation MAQITLRGNAINTVGELPAVGSPAPDFTLTGGDLKPLSGAQFRGKPVVLNIFPSVDTPVCATSVRTFNERAAAGGATVVCVSKDLPFAFARFCGAEGIENVKTGSAFRDSFGEDYGVTITDGPMAGLLARAIVVIGADGNVAYTELVPEIAQEPDYDAALAAAG, from the coding sequence ATGGCACAGATAACCCTGCGTGGAAATGCGATCAACACCGTCGGTGAGCTGCCTGCCGTCGGCTCCCCGGCCCCGGACTTCACTCTGACCGGCGGCGACCTGAAGCCGCTGAGCGGTGCGCAGTTCCGCGGAAAGCCCGTGGTGCTCAACATCTTTCCGTCCGTGGACACACCGGTCTGCGCGACGAGCGTGCGGACCTTCAACGAGCGCGCCGCCGCCGGGGGCGCCACCGTGGTCTGCGTCTCGAAGGACCTGCCGTTTGCGTTCGCCCGTTTCTGCGGGGCGGAGGGCATCGAGAACGTGAAGACGGGCTCGGCTTTCCGTGACAGCTTCGGCGAGGACTACGGCGTGACCATCACCGACGGTCCGATGGCGGGGCTGCTCGCCCGGGCGATCGTCGTGATCGGCGCCGACGGCAACGTCGCCTACACGGAGCTGGTGCCCGAGATCGCCCAAGAGCCCGACTACGACGCGGCGCTGGCGGCGGCGGGCTGA
- a CDS encoding nuclear transport factor 2 family protein encodes MGNFTRAEIEQAVNNYTEVVEGCSASGDWRAFADLFTDDVVYTEHHYGVFHGREAVRDWIVAVMAPFPHMRFPFEWIAFDEDNDAVVLMIKNLLDHPTDPQGEPFWFPNWTRLVYAGDGVFSSEEDIYNPNRDAPRVVGAWLQAGGQLASDDILQPNP; translated from the coding sequence ATGGGCAATTTCACCAGAGCCGAAATTGAGCAGGCGGTCAACAACTACACCGAGGTGGTCGAGGGATGCAGCGCCTCGGGTGACTGGCGAGCGTTCGCCGACCTGTTCACCGACGACGTCGTCTACACCGAACACCACTACGGCGTCTTCCACGGCCGGGAGGCGGTGCGCGACTGGATCGTCGCGGTGATGGCCCCGTTCCCACACATGAGGTTCCCGTTCGAGTGGATCGCCTTCGACGAGGACAACGACGCCGTCGTGCTGATGATCAAGAACCTGCTGGATCATCCGACCGATCCGCAGGGGGAGCCGTTCTGGTTTCCGAACTGGACCAGGCTGGTCTATGCGGGCGACGGAGTGTTCTCCAGCGAGGAGGACATCTACAACCCCAACCGTGACGCGCCGCGCGTGGTGGGCGCCTGGCTGCAGGCCGGTGGTCAGCTGGCCTCCGACGACATCCTGCAGCCCAACCCCTGA
- a CDS encoding SDR family oxidoreductase, which translates to MNVVKLFGLDGKRAVVTGASSGIGREVARAYLQAGAEVVVAARHFDALEKVAAELAAGGGGRVVPVCCDVTQPDQVNELFDRVVAELGGLDIAVCNAGIVSVSPVLDMSPEEFQRIQDTNVAGVFFTAQAAARAMVRQGAGGVIITTASMSGHIINTPQQVGHYCASKAAVIHLTKAMAVELAPHNIRVNSVSPGYIRTELVEPLAEYHRQWEPRIPLGRMGRADELNGLYVYLASDASSYMTGSDVVIDGGYTCW; encoded by the coding sequence ATGAACGTCGTGAAGCTGTTCGGCCTGGACGGCAAACGGGCCGTGGTGACCGGTGCGTCGAGCGGCATCGGCCGCGAGGTGGCCCGGGCGTATTTACAAGCCGGCGCCGAAGTGGTCGTTGCGGCAAGGCATTTCGACGCGCTGGAGAAGGTCGCCGCCGAGCTCGCGGCCGGTGGCGGGGGCCGGGTGGTGCCGGTGTGTTGCGACGTGACGCAACCGGACCAGGTCAACGAACTCTTCGACCGGGTGGTCGCCGAGCTCGGCGGGCTCGACATCGCGGTGTGCAACGCCGGCATCGTCAGCGTGAGCCCCGTGCTCGACATGTCGCCCGAGGAGTTCCAGCGCATCCAGGACACCAACGTGGCGGGGGTCTTTTTCACAGCACAGGCGGCCGCCCGGGCCATGGTCCGGCAGGGCGCGGGCGGTGTCATCATCACCACCGCGTCGATGTCGGGCCACATCATCAACACCCCGCAGCAGGTGGGCCACTACTGCGCGTCCAAAGCGGCGGTGATCCACCTGACCAAGGCCATGGCGGTGGAATTGGCCCCGCACAACATCCGGGTCAACAGCGTCAGCCCGGGCTACATCCGCACCGAACTCGTCGAGCCGCTGGCCGAGTATCACCGCCAGTGGGAGCCCAGGATCCCGCTCGGGCGGATGGGTCGCGCCGACGAACTCAACGGCCTCTATGTGTACCTGGCCAGCGACGCCTCGAGCTACATGACGGGCTCCGACGTGGTGATCGATGGCGGGTACACCTGTTGGTGA
- a CDS encoding SpoIIAA family protein, giving the protein MIDYDLDKEHSLLELRPKAPLDKDDFVELAKSVDPQIEAHGDLAGVIVNAPSFPGWDSFGSFVTHMRFVRDHHKHVKKLALVTDSHIGDVAEHLGSHFVSADVRHFPANQLEQARQWVTGD; this is encoded by the coding sequence ATGATCGACTACGACCTCGACAAAGAACATTCCCTCCTGGAGTTGCGGCCGAAGGCCCCGCTCGACAAAGACGATTTCGTCGAACTCGCGAAGTCGGTCGACCCCCAGATCGAAGCCCACGGCGACCTCGCCGGCGTCATCGTCAACGCGCCGTCGTTCCCGGGCTGGGACAGCTTCGGGTCATTCGTCACCCACATGCGTTTCGTTCGGGATCACCACAAGCATGTCAAGAAGCTCGCACTGGTCACCGACTCACACATCGGGGACGTGGCAGAGCATCTGGGATCGCACTTCGTCTCGGCAGACGTTCGCCATTTCCCGGCGAATCAGCTCGAGCAAGCGCGACAGTGGGTCACCGGCGATTAG